CATCCTAGAAGTACTTTAAATCTGCAAAGAGCAGTGCTTCGGTACACCCATAAACTTACGATACAGATCTAAACATCGTTGGTTTCTCATGCAAGAAAAATTAGGTATAGTGATTTTCATAAATCATTTGTAATTTGCACTCCTAAACTGAAGTTACAGAAAACTTCTTTATGCAAGCTTTAGAGTCAATAGATCCACAGCACAATATGACTTTGTTGTGTAATAACTTGGCCTGCTTAGCAATGAAGAAAGACAAAATCAGACTGAAACTAACAAATCTCATTAAAAAAATTGAGAAAAGAAATCCCATAAAAATATGATATTGTTATTTCTCGCCGCTAAGAACAATCTGATCAAAGTTAGAGATTCTTACAAGTATGGAATGGATGAAAAATCTTGATCGGAAATATATCTCTATCACTGTACTTGATGAGACAAATTTAGTCCTGTGTTCATTGAGATATGGCCACTCCTTAGTACTtcatccgtctcataatataagatatTTTTATAAACCATGTTAGCttgaaaaaacatcttatattatgaaacAGAGGGGTGCATGTTTTCATTCTGGATTTGGGATCCGGCAGCAGGGGGAATAAATATGGGGGCTCGCAACAAAAGATTAAGTGAAGATGTCCCTTCATCATATTGTTAACAAGCAGCTACTACTAGCAAACAGGCCAAGGGTAATGTATGGAGCACTGTACCATTATTGGCTTCCATGATCGTGACCCAAGTAATTTACTAGAGTATCAGCTGCATATGTTATTTTAAGAGGGCAAAAGAATTCTTATCACCACATGCATTGCACATTGGCTCTCTTTTTCCCGCTACAAGTTCCAATGCACCGATAAGATGCTTAACAGCACATACAAAGCAAGTAAGAATCCAACCCATGTCTAGCTATTCCTACCAACCCCGTAAATTTGGGAAAGAGATAGTAGAGTATACGTGCTACTAGCTGAACAAGGTAAACAAGATTGGCAATTCGGAAGCCATAGCACGCAAGAGGATGAAATGAAGTGGTCGATGGCGTGGGAACTAGGAAGAGCATCAAAGAGTCAAACTTTTCAGCTGTCAAATTAACAATAGTACTACTACCATCAACCTCTCCATGGCGTCAAGTGATTACTACAAATAATGTTTTGTCTAAAAAATTTACTCCAAAGGACCCACAGAACATGGTGATTTTAACTGTATATGATTTGCAGTTCCCAACATATGCAAACATGTTAAGTTAAAAAAAATGGTAACACAACAGCATCAGCCACATAGAGAAATCAgatagtagcatgttgtacagcaaGTTTACCTTGGAAATACTGACTGCTTTTCCTTTCATTTTCTTTCCAACTTCTACTACTATCAAAAGACTTGGAAGTTAGCTGTGGCACTGGCACACAGCATGCAGCAGCAAAATGGAAGACAGGGTAGTACCACTACTGGTGATGTGAGATGAAAGAAATGAGGTGACATGTAGTAACAAGATGGCTACCATTATTGCACCAGGCTTACTAGCTAGCACTACGAGTAACAGTTTTCAGTTCATGGTGTTACCATAGCCCATCCCGCCGAGAATGAACGCCCCGCTGACGGTGTTGTACATGTCCGGCGGCACCGCGGAGGCGTTGCCGAGGTGGAGGTCGGAGATGCTACGCACTGCGGCCTCGTGCGCGTGGCTGGGCTCGTCGTTGCTGGTGCGGCCGTTGTCGGCGCCCTGGTCGTAGAGGAACCCCCTGAACATGTGGCCGTTGATGCTCACCGCCGCCTGGTACGCGAACTCGTCCGCGCCGTCGTCGACGGAGGTCACCCGCACGCACCGGAACACCGCCGGCGCGCGCACGTGCCGCGGCAGGCTGTCCCTGAACGGCGCGTCTGCAGAGGATGGGATAGAAGATGTGATTAGTGTCCAAGTTTCTTGAATTATGTGTGCTGAGACTTGGGATGTGCGTGCGTGCGTCTGTGCTGGTCGATCACCTTGTTGGCTCGAGGAGGTGCCGTTGGAGGTGGAGGTGCGAGAggtggtggtcgtggtcgtggtctgGGACGAGTGGAACCGCGGTTTCTTGGTGGCCGCCGTGGCAGGAGCGGCGGGAGGGGAAAGGTCGCCGCCGAGCGGGTGCTTCTCGCGGCGCCGGGCGGCCGGGATCCAGGTGCTCCTGACGTGCGTGGTGCAGTCGAAGCCGCGGCTCTTGCAGCACGTCCGGCATCGCTGGTGAGGGCAGTCCTTCTTCGCCTGGTTGCCGCAGTCGCTGCACGTGGTGGAGCCGCCGGATCCGGAGGAGACGCCGCCGTAGTCCACCGCGGAGGCCACCTGCTTCTTGTCGGCGGGGGCAACCGCGGGCGGCGTCGCGGGGGGCTGCGAGTGCGATTGCCAGAACTGGATGGCGCTGCCGGACTTGGGAGCGCCAGGGTCGGCGAGCCCGCACTGGCCCGCGGAGAGGAGCGCGAACCCTTGGTCGGCGCCGTCGGCCgccgcggcggcagcagcagcggcccTCTGGTGGTGGAAGGAGGAGGCGGGGGCGAGGACGACCATGCCGACATCACCGTTGGCCGCCGCTATCCCGTAGTTGAGAGCGGCGGACTGGCGCGAGGCGGGGGCCCAGAGCCCGGCGGCGGACGCGCCCGCGGCATTGAAGCCGAGCGAGAGGTCGTCGCCGCCGGCCGACGCGATCCAGTCCGCGTAGGCCGCGGAGACCGATGGGAAGCGCCGCCCCGACGACGCCACGCTTGCTGGCGGGGGCAGTAGCTCCCCCTCCCTAGCTAGCTGCTGCACCTGCACCTATCAAGGCTAAGCTTAGCTCCAAAGGCGAGCGGAAAAGGCGCAAGAGCAGACGAAGATGCTCCCTCTGAGAGTGAGGTAGCGTAGCGGCTAGCGGCTGAGCTGAGTGAGCCTACGGACGGACCGGAAACCCCTCCTCTCCATCCACTTTAAAGAAGAATCTCTCTTCCCAGCGAAGGAAGGGGCATCCAAGAGTAAAGAAAAGAAAACGCAAAAGACTCTACCCTACTACCACCTAGCtaccctagctagctagctaccctcTCTCTAGTCTCTAGAGCCTACCCTAGGTTAGCATAGCTTGCTAGGTAGGtagcctcctctctctcctccttccttttggAGTATCTGTCTGTGTGTGTATACACCTACGGCCTACAGGACACTTGTGTTCTTTATCACTCTACTTCCTCAGGACAAaggagtgtgtgtgagagagagggagcatGTGTATGCTGTGTGCTGGTGAAGATAGGAGAGAAGGAGGGAGGGGCCGGGCGGGTGCTGCTTCAGCGTGTGTGAGGTCTGAAGAAGTGGCTGCGGGTGGGGTCTGCGGCTGAAAAATTCCTCTGATCGACCACGGGATCTCATCTTTCGCTCGCTGCGCCTGCGGCTGCGCCCAGTGGGGGATCGAGACTTCTTGTGGGGGCGCCGCACCGGGCACGCAGCGCGGCAGCCTGCTGGCAGCTTTCACTGACGCGCCCGCCCGGCTCCCCTTCTCTTCTTCTCCCTCCtgctctgccgctgccgctgccgccgttTGCAGCTCTGCCCCCGCGTTAAAAGCAGCGGCAGCAGCGGCCACAGCCTACGCCCGCGCGCCAGTCTACACTCTACCATAGCCGGTAGCTGCTGGGTTGCTGGATCCATGGATCCGCGGCGCAGGGATTGATTGCTGGTTCGTATTGGGCGCGACGCGATCGACGGCTTTTTACCAGCTCCTGCGGGCGGTGCGATATGATACGCCGGGTCTTTCTTTTCTGCTGCTGCCGCCTAGGGCTAGCTAGGCCTCCATGGCATGGCGGTAGCATCTAGCTAGCCTGATTACTCGGCTGTGCATTGTGTACGAGCGAGCACAAGGACGCGAGGACGAGATAAGCGGATCTGGCGCCATCACGTGAGACCGGACCGGACGCGCCGGAGAAACGGAAGAACGCGCCGCGGTACGCCCGTCCGTCCGTCTGGCCAAATACAGGCTCGCTAGGTTTTCACTCATACCACATTGAATTCGTGGTTTAAGAGCAACTTTAACGGGCCGACTCAAACGAACGGCGATTTCATTTGTTTGGGTCGGCCAGACGGACACGGATGTTCGCTTTCGCATTTGAGTCGGCGCGtgcgctgatgaagctatgtatctagggtagggtcatggaactatccaaactgacctacccaaagACATTtccagaagaaatcatctttcaatcgacttgtaggtgtctcactcgacagacttgaagatactcgaccaagaagcaatcactcgaccaagaccaagccactcgacGGTCAGGTGACCTAAAGGcgctccgcatgctaacggtcggttattaagtaccttttatgatcatcatagcactttattactagcgttaccagtaacgccctgccttaatgtacattgaaccctttgtatcatgggctggctggggtcttggcgcactctatataagtcacccccTCCTCCGAAACAAGGGTTCACACGCCTGTAATtcacacacgcataatccagtcgaccgcctccgggctccgagaggtaaggctattacttcctccgagaagggcctgaactcgtaaatcttgcgttcctacaactcctctatagttaagatcttgcctctccatacttacccccctacatcactgtcagacttagaaccacgacagttggcgcccaccgtggggcaggtgttttagcgttttgttaaaggagttgcgatcttttccgatccgaATCATCATGATTTTCGgcagagttttggtggagggccgcgagatccgtctcggcgcgctcacgttcatcgccgacgactccgcgtggcttcaggaggctccgctcgacgtaaaCGCACTCccagtccgcggggcaacgcactttagcgcgtgcgtccgcggcgttctcctgcggcaaccgtcgaccccctcccggtcggctcctgtgttgtcctccgtcccagtttcccgccggcgcaagcgctctggttggtcgagactccagcggtgggtgagacacgcggtggcacgctagttggccacccctcaagtcgcgatgattgagcccgacgaatccctctacggcctgttcgacttgtcgactggctccgcagagaccgcatccaagTGCGACAGCAACGATCcggcggtggaggttctgatggtcgatggacctccCAGTCCTTCCGGTTtttcccgcaccgacggaggcgcgggtggaggcgacccgtcgcgtcctcatGAGGAATAtgttcccgagcctctcacgtcgctgtagagaaaagaacttcgccgccggaacatggatgcattgcacactcctatcattggagaaacccccgaggctcgtgccttggaggacgcgcgcctggcaaacttggccgagcgccctCGACTgaagaatctccagcgagcactcgacgagcgtgcgcgacaacaggttcctgaatccagtcgacgtcagctcttcccgcccctgcaggtatatcgaactccgattcagaatttagcagctgcagcccgcatagcagagtcgattcagccttcccagtcggaggctggcagaggcttgctgcagatcagagcgttgctccgggcagcaggagaccagaattccgctgtttctcagtcgcggaacaggattcacagtagatccgttgccgtagacacagtccagtcggctcatagcccaagatcgcccccgaggcgtgagggacgtgcggACCGGCGTAATCAGCATGGTAAccgtgagcaatatgatcaccgattcgatcgtgatgatcgacatggagtgcccacccctcccccgaggagcgggtcgtatgcgcctcgacaATAGGATGATAGGCGCCCTCGTAATGTTggacgaagaattccagtcgactccagggagccaggcttcgatgcgagatccattctcgttcaaggtttggttgacaggaacagagctcaccggaaATGACACGACAGAGATGCTcctaccagcagcagagcacatgtttcgaggccagagtgctttagtagagccatcagggccgctgtgattcctcccaacttcaggttggcgactggagtcaacaagttcactggcgagtccaagcccgatacttggcttcaagactaccgagtggttgtccagattggcggcggcaatgataaggtggccatgaagcacctgcctttcatgttggagggctcggccagagcgtggttgaaccagttagcacccagcagtatttacacttgggaagatctcgcccgagtattTGTCACCACATTCGAAGGAACATGCAAACGACCGGCAGGGTTGACGGAACTGCGGTCCTGCGTGCAtaagccgaatgaaaccttgagggattacatccagagatggatcacgttgcaccacacggtagagaatgtgcctgaccaccaagcagtctgtgccttcaaagaaggcgtcaagtacagagaactgaatctgaaattcggtcgaatcgAAGATATGTCTCTGaaccgaatgatggagattgccaccaagtacgtaatggagaagatgaggatcgactccggagtggcaagctgaagtcagtcgcccaagaaaccggaggaaattccaatcggaaacagaagcgaaaaGCCGAGCCaactgctcctggggaagccttgactgtgactcaaggaaagtttaagggaaaacccaaaggaccttggaaccccaagaaagttaaagaccaggacggaaatgatgtgttggatttgccgtgcctcgtccacaccaagaaagatgaagagggtaattttatttacccaaaacataccactcgacagtgtcgactcttgatccagcagttccagggcaagcaacccaaacataccactcgacagtgtcgactgaccaaagtcttgatggatggtgggagtggtttgaacatattgtatgctgggacattgaaagggatgggcatttcgatgtccagactcagtgccagcaacatgagttttcatggagtcattcttggaaagaaggttgaatcactcggccagattgctcttgatgtggttttcagtgatttcaagaattaccgcaaagaaaagttgacatttgaagttgtagacttccagagtgcctaccacgctattttgggcaggccggcttatgcacgcttcatggcccgaccatgttatgtgtatctcaaattgaagatgtctggccccaaaggtgtgattacTATTACAGGAAAtcagaagaaagcggaagaatgttttcagaaaggttcgaagatcgttgatgctcagatggcagtggtggagttgcaggaataccagaacactgcaaacccgagtgatttgttgcgagccaagaagcccgccacagaatcggcttttcagtcgactggcgatacgaagacagctcacatccacccgaccgatcccggcactgctccgactcatatctcgacaacactcgacttcaaataggaagaagcgctcgtccagttcctccgtgagaactgggacattttcgcatggaagccttctgacatgccaggtgttctcaggaagctggctgagcatcgcccgagagtcgactcaaaagtaaaacctgtcaaggaacatctccggcgatccgccgtccagaagagaaaggccattggcgaggaggtggctcggctcttagcagcggagtttatccgagaaatttaccactccgagtggctcgccaacgttgttatggtccccaagaaggacaagtcacttcgcatgtgcattgactttaaacatatcaatcggtcctgcccgaaagatcattttcctctcccccgcatcgatcagatagtcgactcgaccgcgggatgtgagcgattgtcttttttggacgcctattccgggtaccatcagatccgtctgtatggacctgacgagatcaaaacagctttcatcactccattcgggtgcttctgttatgttaccatgccgttcggcctcaagaatgctggggccacattcatgaggatgattcagaagtgtttgctcactcaaatcagtcggaatgtggaggcgtatatggatgatattgtggtcaagtcgcggaagggttccgacctgctggctgaccttgctgaaacctttgccaacctcaggaggtatgatatcaagcttaatccatcaaagtgcacattcggagttcctggcggaaaattactcggttttctcgtttccgaacggggaatcgacgccaatccagaaaaagtcggcactatactccgaatgaaaagtcctgtgcgagtgcacgacgtccagaagcttactggttgcttggccgctttaagtcgattcatatctcgcctcggtgaaaaggcattgcccctttaccgattgatgaagaagtctgacaactttgagtggactcctgaagctgatgcagcgtttgcagagctcaaagctctgctctccacccagccggtgcttgctgcccaatcagtaaggagcctttgctgctttacattgcagccatgggacaagtcgtcagtacggtacttacggtcgagcgggaagaagaaggaaagaccTTCAAAATTCAGCgcacagtatattatatttctgaagttttgaccccgtcgaagcaaagatatcctcattatcagaagcttgtatacgaGATTTATATGACCATAAAgaaagttgctcattacttctctgatcattccattacagtcgtcagcgacgctccattatcagagatcctgcataacagggatgcaaccggttgagtggcaaaatgggcgattgaactcctccctctagatatcaagtttgaggcaaagaaagctattaagtcccaggcaatcgcagatttcgtcgccgagtggattgaacagcagctgccgactcaggttcactcggagcattggaccatgttcttcgacggttccaagatgctgaatggttcgggTGCCGGAgtagtgttggtctcccccagaggagataaactcagttatgttcttcaaatccactttgattcctccaacaacgaggcagaatacgaagcacttttgtatgggttgcgcatggccatttcactcggcg
The sequence above is a segment of the Triticum dicoccoides isolate Atlit2015 ecotype Zavitan chromosome 1A, WEW_v2.0, whole genome shotgun sequence genome. Coding sequences within it:
- the LOC119353608 gene encoding protein LATERAL ROOT PRIMORDIUM 1-like; the protein is MDPATQQLPAMVQQLAREGELLPPPASVASSGRRFPSVSAAYADWIASAGGDDLSLGFNAAGASAAGLWAPASRQSAALNYGIAAANGDVGMVVLAPASSFHHQRAAAAAAAAADGADQGFALLSAGQCGLADPGAPKSGSAIQFWQSHSQPPATPPAVAPADKKQVASAVDYGGVSSGSGGSTTCSDCGNQAKKDCPHQRCRTCCKSRGFDCTTHVRSTWIPAARRREKHPLGGDLSPPAAPATAATKKPRFHSSQTTTTTTTSRTSTSNGTSSSQQDAPFRDSLPRHVRAPAVFRCVRVTSVDDGADEFAYQAAVSINGHMFRGFLYDQGADNGRTSNDEPSHAHEAAVRSISDLHLGNASAVPPDMYNTVSGAFILGGMGYGNTMN